From Prunus dulcis unplaced genomic scaffold, ALMONDv2, whole genome shotgun sequence:
TTGGCCCAATTCAAGGGAACGTTGGTGGCTGGTTTAAAAATTGCTATGGGCTTTGTGACCTTGGGCTGGATGTGCCAAATTAAGCCTAAACATATGGTCATgccatgtcaattaatgaatATTTCCATgtagattttaattttaatttattatctttttcaatAATCcttcaaaccccaaaaaatgaaaaatgaaaagtaacCCTAGCAGCGTTGTTGGTCTGTAGCCTCATGTTGGTTCTCTACTCTTCCTCCACAAATCTATCCATCCCCATCCTCCATTGTTggagacaaaaagaaaacaacaaagcaCCATAACTAGAACATGgagtagaagagaaaagcGACATTGCACGCATGCAAGGAACTCGTCAAAAAGCTAAGCACATATAAACCAGCGAACAGACTAAGTTGGAGACGATCTAGTTAATTCAAGAATAATCATATTGAGCTGACACTATAATTGACACGGCATAACCACATCAGCTGCCACAGAAGGTGGTCAGCTAATGTGGTCAGTCTTATGTGTCTAAATAGCATTATTGAATTGAAAACAACATGTGATAAACAACGAAACAATAAGGGGAAAATGCAATGAAGCACGATTATGAGAGATATCATCAAAGATCCACAACAGCATATCCCTCTAAGAAGCATAAGAGGGTACTAATTAAACGACACTCGGATTCAGAGAAGCATACGCAAGCAGGTCCTCATTGCGTTCAATTATGGCCATGTGTTCTTCTTCCAAACACAACAACGCTTCTATGCCAACGCCATCACTCATGTCCATCAATAAAGTTGTATTCATGGATTCAATGTCACAGAGACTCATCCATGATGGCTTTCCCCAACCAAAATCGGCCTGGTAGAACGAAAACCTGCACCAACTGGTGCAACCATAGGTCTCAATGCTATCCTTCATTATGAGATTCTTAAGCCCTTCCATGGTTTGAATGAAATCCTCACCACTAAATCCATTAGCATACTTTTCTTTATATTCCTCAATGCCCTTCCTCAACTTCTGAACCAAGCTTTCAAGTTCCACTTCATCACTTTCCATAGTCATGACTGTAAACAGCCAAACAAGGCTCCCCAATATGTTTTCTACCCTGGCAAGCCCTGATATTTTCCTCATGTTCACCAGTTGATTCCACGCGGATGGCTTTGTAAAACCCAAGTTTGATCTCGATGCTTGCAACGCGCATTTCCAAATGAGCGCAGACACTACTTCAACACGCGTAGGATTTGGCACTGCGGCACTGGCAGCTTTGGACTTGAGAGCAGCAATTTTTGAGGCATCAAACACAAACCTCTTGGTtatacagtttttttttatcgaCTCCACGATCGGTTGGGGTGAATTGAAGACATCTTGTGGTGGGAATAGAGTAGCTGCAACACCAAATTCAGCAGGAAGCAGAACATGATCACTAGCAGTACTGGCTGAGCCAAGGGCAATTGTAGCCCAGCTTTTGATGAATGTGCTGAGTGTAAAGGCATCGGCGACCTTATGGGAAATGTTAACCCCAATTGTCAATCCACCACATTCAAACAAGTTGACCTGGACTAGTAGAAGATGGCCTGCCTCTGATTGTTTGGATTTTATTGCAGTTGGAAGCAATTGTTTTAGGATCTCGAAGTCGGGGTTCTCCAAAATCTTCGATATGGGACAGTTGACCTGGGATTCAATAAATCCAGCCCCATGGTCATTGCAGCTGATTGAAACATTATATTCGAACTCCCCCGCAAAGGGGTAGAATTGAGTGAGGGCTTCAGataatgatgttttgagaagCTTGGATCTTTCAGCAAACAAGGAATTGCGATCAATGTTGTTGACCACATCATCACTAATATTGTTGGGGTAGAAGAGAAGTAATGGGATATACATTTCAGGTTGTAACTGATCACAAACAGAGAGACTGGAAGTTCTAAGGTGATGAGGAGTTGGAGAGGATGGCTTAATTGTTTCTTTGCGAATGACTTCAACTTTGATTTCTGAAGCCATCTTTTGTTTCACACTTGAGAGTTTCATTGCAAAGACCTCTATTTATATACCAACTCCAAGTCTGTGGCCTACTGCATTTGGAAAACAACATAAATTAGTAGggatttaatttatatatatatatatatatatatatattctgtGAGTGATTAGTTTAGTTAGGTGGGATTTTATGAAGACGAGACTTGTAGTATTGACTGGTGGCTCATACCTCATAGTTGCTAGATATTGAATTGTTATTTACTGGTTTATGAATGTGTTAGGTGGGATTTAAATGCTTTCTCAGTACATGTTCCATTGTTTCTATAACACATGTTCCATTCTCTCAGTACATGTTCCAAGGTTAtgaaaaaaagcaaaagtcGCACGAGGACAAGAGTCCCAATAAAAAGTCCTAGAATGGTCCACACCAAAATTAGCAAGACAATCAGCAACCAAAT
This genomic window contains:
- the LOC117613142 gene encoding BAHD acyltransferase At5g47980-like, with product MKLSSVKQKMASEIKVEVIRKETIKPSSPTPHHLRTSSLSVCDQLQPEMYIPLLLFYPNNISDDVVNNIDRNSLFAERSKLLKTSLSEALTQFYPFAGEFEYNVSISCNDHGAGFIESQVNCPISKILENPDFEILKQLLPTAIKSKQSEAGHLLLVQVNLFECGGLTIGVNISHKVADAFTLSTFIKSWATIALGSASTASDHVLLPAEFGVAATLFPPQDVFNSPQPIVESIKKNCITKRFVFDASKIAALKSKAASAAVPNPTRVEVVSALIWKCALQASRSNLGFTKPSAWNQLVNMRKISGLARVENILGSLVWLFTVMTMESDEVELESLVQKLRKGIEEYKEKYANGFSGEDFIQTMEGLKNLIMKDSIETYGCTSWCRFSFYQADFGWGKPSWMSLCDIESMNTTLLMDMSDGVGIEALLCLEEEHMAIIERNEDLLAYASLNPSVV